One Camelina sativa cultivar DH55 chromosome 3, Cs, whole genome shotgun sequence genomic window carries:
- the LOC104776709 gene encoding uncharacterized protein LOC104776709, which yields MVFPGEMTTTTATRPEQRSKTLHNFPLPNLWGNQRHLKCMKIDSNGNGGDHHRLRRRSPPSRYSDSTPFRFDHRRSRNAAFKSGGGSEEGIEEFRVKLMSDLKTVRDKITQSMFNKDVIEEEREDEEEEISGSGQEKDVSPTVKPWNLRKRRAAAWKEPVSYKGIAIEEKVVVTPLLKGGGGGVVEAETMKKMRPKFAVKLSKKEIEEDFVGMLGHRPPRRPKKRPRTVQKKLDSLFPGLYLTEVTLDAYKVPEETKR from the exons ATGGTGTTTCCCGGTgagatgacgacgacgacggcgaCGAGACCTGAGCAAAGATCGAAGACTCTTCACAATTTCCCTTTACCGAACTTATGGGGGAACCAGAGACACCTCAAGTGCATGAAGATCGACTCAAACGGAAACGGCGGCGATCACCACCGACTAAGACGCCGATCTCCTCCTTCGAGATACTCCGATTCGACCCCGTTTCGATTCGATCATCGCCGGAGCAGAAACGCGGCGTTTAAATCTGGTGGAGGAAGCGAGGAAGGGATCGAGGAGTTCAGGGTGAAGCTTATGTCGGATCTGAAGACGGTGAGGGATAAGATCACACAATCCATGTTTAACAAGGACGTAATCGAAGAGGAGagggaagatgaagaagaagaaatctccGGTTCCGGTCAAGAGAAGGATGTCTCTCCGACGGTGAAGCCGTGGAATCTTAGGAAACGAAGAGCGGCGGCGTGGAAAGAACCGGTTTCCTATAAGGGAATCGCGATTGAGGAGAAGGTGGTAGTGACGCCGTTGTTgaaaggaggaggaggcggagtGGTCGAAGcggagacgatgaagaagatgcGTCCTAAGTTCGCTGTGAAGCTATCGAAGAAAGAGATCGAAGAAGATTTCGTTGGGATGTTAGGTCACCGACCACCCCGTCGGCCCAAGAAACGGCCCAGAACTGTTCAGAAAAAACTCGAT AGTTTGTTTCCTGGGTTGTATCTGACTGAAGTGACGCTTGATGCATACAAGGTTCCAGAAGAAACCAAG AGATGA
- the LOC104776710 gene encoding pentatricopeptide repeat-containing protein At1g25360-like: MQPNPDLVRAIANSYAASLRLCLPIRRTSLQLARAVHANIITFGFQPRAHILNRLIDVYCKSSELRYARQLFDEISEPDKIASTTMVSGYCASGDITLARGVFEETPVSMRDTVIYNAMITGFSHNNDGYSAVNLFCKMKHEGFKPDNFTFASVLAALALVVEEEKQCLQFHAAALKSGAGSITSVSNALVSVYSKCASSPSLLHSARKVFDEIPEKDERSWTTMITGYVKNGCFDLGKELLEVMDENMKVVAYNAMISGYVNRGLYQEALEMVRSMVSSGIELDEFTYPSVIRACATAGLLQLGKQVHAYVLRREDFSFHFDNSLVSLYYKCGKFDEARAIFEKMPAKDLVSWNALLSGYVSSGNIGEAKLIFKEMKEKNILTWMIMISGLAENGFGEEGLKLFTCTKREGFEPCDYAFSGAIKSCAVLGAYCNGQQFHAQLVKIGFDSSLSAGNALITMYAKCGVVEEARQVFRIMPCLDSVSWNALIAALGQHGHGSEAVDVYEEMLKEGIRPDRITLLTVLTACSHAGLVEQGRKYFDSMETIYCIPPGADHYARLIDLLCRSGKFSDAESVIKSLPFEPSAEIWEALLSGCRVHGNMELGIIAADKLFDLIPEHDGTYMLLSNMYAATGKWEEAARVRKLMRDRGVKKEVACSWIEVETQVHTFLVDDTSHPEAEAVYNYLQELGKEMRRLGFVPDTSFVLHDIESDGHKEDMLTTHSEKIAVAFGLMKLPPGTTIRVFKNLRTCGDCHNFFRFLSWVVQRDIILRDRKRFHHFRNGDCSCKNFW; this comes from the coding sequence atgcaaCCGAATCCAGACCTTGTTCGAGCCATCGCCAACAGCTACGCCGCGAGTCTCCGCCTATGTTTGCCGATCAGACGAACGTCTTTGCAACTCGCTCGAGCCGTTCACGCCAATATCATTACTTTCGGGTTCCAGCCACGTGCCCATATACTCAACCGTTTGATCGATGTTTACTGTAAATCATCAGAGCTTCGTTACGCACGCCAACTGTTCGACGAAATCTCTGAACCAGATAAAATCGCTAGCACCACCATGGTTTCCGGATATTGTGCTTCAGGTGACATCACTCTCGCTCGTGGGGTGTTCGAGGAAACTCCTGTGAGTATGCGAGATACTGTGATTTACAATGCGATGATCACTGGCTTCTCTCATAACAATGATGGCTACTCTGCTGTTAACCTGTTTTGTAAGATGAAGCACGAAGGATTCAAACCCGATAACTTCACTTTCGCGAGTGTTCTCGCTGCTTTAGCGCTAGTTGTCGAAGAGGAGAAGCAATGTCTGCAATTTCATGCTGCAGCTTTGAAGTCTGGTGCTGGTTCTATCACCTCGGTTTCGAACGCTCTGGTGTCTGTGTATTCGAAATGCGCTTCTTCGCCGTCTCTGTTACATTCGGCTAGAAAAGTGTTTGATGAGATTCCTGAGAAAGATGAGAGGTCATGGACGACTATGATTACTGGTTATGTAAAAAATGGTTGTTTTGATTTAGGGAAAGAGTTGCTTGAAGTGATGGACGAGAATATGAAGGTGGTTGCTTATAATGCTATGATTTCTGGTTATGTTAACCGCGGGTTGTATCAGGAGGCGTTGGAGATGGTTAGAAGTATGGTTTCATCAGGAATTGAGCTTGACGAGTTTACGTATCCTAGTGTTATAAGGGCTTGTGCTACTGCTGGATTGCTTCAGCTGGGAAAGCAAGTTCATGCTTATGTGTTAAGAAGGGAGGATTTCTCGTTTCATTTTGACAATTCGTTAGTTTCGTTGTACTATAAATGCGGTAAATTTGATGAGGCAAGAGCCATTTTTGAGAAAATGCCGGCAAAAGACTTGGTTTCTTGGAACGCTTTGTTATCAGGGTATGTTAGTTCTGGGAACATAGGTGAGGCGAAGTTGATTTttaaagagatgaaagagaagaATATCTTGACCTGGATGATAATGATATCAGGGTTAGCTGAAAACGGGTTTGGAGAAGAAGGTTTGAAGTTGTTTACTTGTACGAAGAGAGAAGGTTTCGAGCCTTGTGATTACGCGTTTTCTGGGGCGATCAAATCATGTGCGGTGCTGGGAGCGTATTGCAATGGGCAACAGTTCCATGCTCAGTTGGTTAAAATAGGGTTTGACTCAAGCCTATCTGCTGGAAATGCTCTCATTACAATGTATGCGAAATGTGGGGTTGTGGAGGAAGCTCGACAGGTGTTTCGAATTATGCCTTGTTTGGATTCGGTTTCTTGGAATGCTTTGATTGCTGCACTGGGACAGCATGGACATGGTTCTGAAGCAGTAGATGTATATGAGGAGATGTTGAAGGAAGGGATAAGACCTGATCGGATTACGTTGCTTACAGTTTTGACAGCGTGTAGTCACGCGGGTTTGGTAGAACAGGGACGGAAGTATTTTGATTCGATGGAAACTATTTACTGTATACCTCCTGGTGCAGATCATTATGCAAGACTGATAGATTTGCTCTGCCGATCTGGGAAATTCTCTGATGCGGAAAGTGTAATAAAATCATTACCTTTTGAACCTAGTGCAGAAATCTGGGAAGCTCTTCTGTCTGGTTGCAGAGTCCATGGAAACATGGAACTAGGGATCATCGCTGCAGACAAACTCTTTGATCTCATACCAGAACATGATGGGACCTACATGCTCTTATCTAACATGTATGCAGCTACTGGCAAGTGGGAGGAAGCGGCAAGGGTGCGTAAACTAATGCGGGATCGAGGGGTAAAAAAGGAAGTGGCTTGTAGTTGGATTGAAGTGGAGACGCAAGTGCATACATTTTTGGTGGATGATACATCGCATCCAGAGGCAGAAGCTGTTTATAACTATCTTCAAGAGTTGGGTAAAGAGATGAGGAGGCTCGGGTTTGTACCAGACACGAGCTTTGTGTTGCACGACATAGAGTCTGATGGTCACAAGGAAGATATGTTGACTACTCATAGTGAGAAGATTGCGGTTGCGTTTGGGCTAATGAAACTTCCTCCGGGAACAACCATTAGGGTTTTCAAGAACTTAAGGACCTGTGGAGACTGTCATAATTTCTTCAGGTTCTTGTCGTGGGTGGTGCAGCGAGACATAATCTTAAGAGACAGGAAGAGGTTTCATCATTTCCGAAATGGCGACTGTTCTTGTAAAAACTTCTGGTAG
- the LOC104776711 gene encoding glutamine--tRNA ligase, cytoplasmic-like, which translates to MVLKDDNSEKSLELFLSIGLDERTARNTINNNKVTANLTAVIYEAAVTDGCDRTTGNLLYSVATKYPTNALVHRPTLLKYIVTSKIKTPAQLEAAFAFFANTGPEDFKLNEFEEACGVGIEVSPEDIEKAVKEIFEENKKTILEQRYRTNVGELFGHVRKCLPWADPKIVKKLIDDKMYELLGEKTAADNEKPTKKKEKKEKPAKNEEKKAVVEATPEPSEEELNPYSVFPQPEQNFMVHTEVFFSGGSVLRCSNSKKVLDKHLKVTGGKVYTRFPPEPNGYLHIGHAKAMFVDFGLAKERGGCCYLRYDDTNPEAEKEEYINHIEEIVKWMGWEPFKITYTSDYFQELYDLAVELIRRGHAYVDHQTGEEIKEYREKKMNSPWRDRPVEESLKLFDEMRRGMIEEGKATLRMKQDMQSDNFNMYDLIAYRIKFAPHPKAGDKWCIYPSYDYAHCTVDSLENITHSLCTLEFETRRASYYWLLHSLDLYMPYVWEYSRLNVTNTVMSKRKLNYIVTNKYVDGWDDPRLLTLAGLRRRGVTSTAINAFVRGNGITRSDGSMIHVSRLEHQIREELNKTAPRTMVVLNPLKVVITNLESDKVMELDAKRWPDAQNDDPSAFYKVPFSRVIYIDQSDFRMKDSKDYYGFAPGKSVLLRYAFPIKCTNVVFADDNETVCEIHAEYDPEKKSKPKGVLQWVGESSPGKEPLKVEVRLFEKLFNSENPAELNDDWLTDINPNSKVVVSGAYAVSTLKDAAVGDTFQFERLGYYAVDKDSEPGKLVFNRTVTLRDSYGKGGK; encoded by the exons ATGGTTCTCAAAGACGATAATTCCGAGAAATCTCTCGAGCTCTTCCTCAGCATTGGTTTGGACGAGCGAACAGCGCGCAATACCATTAATAACAACAAAGTCACCGCCAATCTCACCGCCGTTATATACGAG GCTGCTGTCACTGATGGGTGCGATCGAACTACAGGGAATCTATTGTACTCG GTTGCTACTAAGTACCCTACAAATGCTCTTGTCCATCGTCCTACATTGCTCAAGTACATTGTTACCTCTAAG ATTAAAACTCCAGCCCAGTTGGAAGCTGCATTTGCTTTTTTTGCCAATACCGGCCCTGAAGACTTCAAGCTAAATGAATTTGAGGAGGCATGTGGTGTTG GGATTGAAGTTTCCCCTGAAGATATTGAGAAAGCAGTTAAGGAAATCTTTgaagagaataagaaaacaatattggAGCAGCGCTACCGAACTAATG TGGGTGAATTATTTGGGCATGTCCGGAAATGTTTGCCGTGGGCGGATCCTAAGATTGTAAAG AAACTTATAGATGATAAGATGTATGAATTGCTTGGTGAGAAAACCGCAGCTGATAATGAAAAACCtacaaaaaagaaggagaagaaggagaagcctGCCAAAAACGAG GAAAAGAAAGCTGTTGTGGAGGCTACCCCAGAGCCATCTGAAGAGGAGCTTAATCCCTATTCTGTATTCCCTCAGCCAGAGCAAAATTTTATG GTTCATACAGAAGTGTTTTTCAGTGGTGGCTCTGTGCTCAGATGTAGCAATTCAAAAAAAGTTCTTGACAAACATCTCAAGGTGACTGGGGGAAAAGTTTATACTCGTTTTCCCCCTGAACCAAATGGTTATCTACATATTGGACATGCCAAG GCTATGTTTGTTGATTTTGGCCTTGCAAAGGAGCGAGGGGGCTGCTGTTATCTAAG GTATGATGATACAAATCCTGAGGCAGAGAAGGAAGAGTATATTAATCACATTGAAGAAATTGTCAAGTGGATGGGTTGGGAACCCTTCAAG ATTACATACACCAGTGATTATTTCCAAGAACTGTATGATTTGGCAGTGGAGTTGATTCGGAGAGGTCATGCTTATGTTGATCATCAG aCTGGCGAGGAGATAAAAGAgtacagagagaagaaaatgaacagCCCCTGGAGGGACAGGCCTGTTGaagaatctctaaaactttttGACGAAATGAGACGAGGAATGATTGAGGAGGGGAAGGCAACACTAAGAATGAAGCAAGATATGCAGAGTGACAATTTTAATATGTATGACCTTATTGCTTATCGAATAAAG TTCGCACCTCATCCTAAGGCTGGTGACAAATGGTGTATCTATCCGAGCTATGATTATGCCCACTGCACCGTTGATTCTCTTGAGAATATAACGCATTCG CTCTGTACTCTTGAATTTGAGACCCGGCGTGCTTCATACTACTGGCTATTGCATTCCCTGGATCTCTACATGCCATATGTATGGGAATATTCACGGTTGAATGTCACAAACACTGTAATGTCCAAGCGTAAG TTGAATTATATCGTGACAAACAAGTATGTAGATGGTTGGGATGATCCACGTCTTTTGACACTTGCTGGTTTGAGGCGGAGAGGTGTGACTTCAACTGCGATTAATGCATTTGTACGAGGAAATGGAATTACCAGAAG TGATGGTAGCATGATACATGTGAGTCGTCTTGAGCATCAGATTAGAGAGGAGTTGAATAAAACAGCTCCTCGCACCATGGTGGTGCTTAATCCTCTTAAGGTTGTCATCACCAATTTGGAATCAGACAAGGTTATGGAGCTTGATGCCAAGAGATGGCCTGATGCTCAGAACGATGATCCCTCAGCATTCTACAAG GTTCCGTTCTCCAGAGTTATATACATTGACCAATCTGACTTCCGAATGAAGGATTCAAAAGATTATTATGGGTTTGCCCCTGGTAAATCTGTATTGCTAAG ATACGCTTTCCCAATTAAGTGCACCAATGTTGTCTTTGCTGATGACAATGAAACAGTTTGTGAGATTCATGCGGAATATGACCCTGAGAAAAAGTCAAAGCCAAAG GGGGTTCTACAATGGGTAGGTGAATCTTCCCCAGGAAAAGAGCCCTTAAAGGTTGAAGTCCGATTATTTGAGAAACTCTTCAACTCCGAG AACCCTGCTGAACTAAATGACGATTGGCTCACTGACATTAACCCGAACTCCAAAGTGGTAGTTTCTGGTGCCTATGCTGTGTCAACCCTTAAAGATGCTGCGGTCGGGGACACATTCCAATTCGAGAGGCTAG GTTATTATGCGGTGGACAAGGACTCTGAGCCAGGAAAGCTTGTGTTTAACCGGACAGTCACACTCAGGGACAGCTACGGTAAAGGTGGAAAGTAA
- the LOC104776712 gene encoding myb-related protein 305-like, with product MSNIMRCSGNEEGAEQRKGPWTLEEDTLLTNYISHNGEGRWNLLAKSSGKXRTGKSCRLRWLNYLKPDIKRGNLTPKEQLLILELHSKWGNRWSKIAKYLPGRTDNDIKNYWRTRVQKQARQLNIDSNSHKFLEVVRSFWVPRLIHKMNDNSNTNTKATPPDLLGPVLQDNNFSPDYSNMDFSTSMSVDLKKISQVMESSDIETTCSLYLDGSRGSSSQCVSEDYSSFPCLEEEYMVATMGNSDILALQDCHVADSTYEDDVTQDPMWNMDDIWQFKEYAHFN from the exons ATGTCAAATATAATGAGGTGTAGTGGAAATGAAGAGGGTGCAGAGCAGAGGAAAGGACCTTGGACACTTGAGGAAGACACTCTTCTCACCAATTACATTTCCCATAACGGTGAAGGCCGATGGAACCTGCTCGCTAAATCTTCTGg aaaaaNGAGAACAGGAAAAAGTTGTAGATTACGATGGTTGAATTACCTTAAACCCGACATAAAGCGTGGGAATCTCACTCCTAAAGAACAACTCTTAATCCTCGAGCTCCACTCTAAATGGGGTAATAG GTGGTCGAAAATTGCGAAGTATTTACCCGGAAGAACTGACAACGATATAAAAAACTATTGGAGAACAAGAGTTCAGAAACAAGCACGCCAGCTCAACATCGATTCCAATAGCCACAAGTTCTTGGAAGTTGTCCGTAGCTTTTGGGTTCCAAGATTGATCCACAAAATGAATGATAACTCAAACACCAACACTAAAGCTACTCCTCCTGATTTACTTGGACCGGTTTTACAAGACAACAATTTCTCTCCTGATTATTCCAACATGGATTTTTCCACTTCTATGTCGGTAGATCTCAAGAAAATTTCACAAGTCATGGAGTCGTCTGATATTGAAACCACATGTTCATTGTACTTGGACGGATCACGAGGGAGTAGTAGTCAATGTGTGAGTGAAGATTACAGCTCCTTCCCTTGCCTAGAGGAGGAGTACATGGTGGCCACTATGGGCAATTCAGACATTTTAGCATTGCAAGATTGTCACGTGGCTGATTCTACGTACGAGGATGATGTGACACAAGATCCAATGTGGAACATGGATGACATTTGGCAGTTTAAGGAGTACGCACACTTTAATTAG